From one Lentimicrobium sp. L6 genomic stretch:
- a CDS encoding OsmC family protein gives MSAKTTVKWTKRMSFEADLDGHKIIIDADPSVGGENKGPKPKPLMLVALAGCTGMDVVSMLTKMRVELEDFSIDVEANLTTEHPKYFDAFTIVYTFKGKDLPMAKLEKAVNLSQERYCGVSDMYRKFASIDHKIVVVE, from the coding sequence ATGAGCGCAAAAACAACTGTAAAATGGACTAAAAGAATGTCTTTCGAAGCGGATTTAGATGGACATAAGATCATAATAGATGCCGACCCATCAGTGGGAGGAGAGAATAAAGGCCCTAAGCCAAAACCATTGATGCTAGTTGCACTAGCAGGTTGTACCGGTATGGATGTAGTTTCCATGCTAACAAAAATGAGAGTAGAATTAGAGGACTTTAGCATTGATGTGGAAGCAAATTTAACCACAGAACATCCTAAATATTTTGACGCGTTTACTATCGTTTATACCTTCAAAGGAAAAGACCTACCTATGGCAAAATTGGAAAAAGCAGTTAATCTTTCACAAGAAAGATATTGTGGTGTAAGTGATATGTATCGTAAGTTTGCTTCTATTGATCACAAGATTGTGGTAGTGGAGTAA
- a CDS encoding aldehyde ferredoxin oxidoreductase family protein has protein sequence MNIEEIKKQHKLLADWKYDITPVDKGYTDKTLYINVSDLTIKSKDVPAEMKEKFIGGKGYGLKYLWDATKPDTKWNDPENEIVISGGPICGITQYSGTGKSLVVSISPQTNSVMDSNVGGYFGPFLKFSGFDSLELQGKSDKEVIIFIDGTTGKIEIIEAPAEAIDSHVLAEQLTEMYADNDKDRKNVAVVSAGEAADHSLIGMLNFSFFDAKRKVVRLKQAGRGGIGTVFRDKKIKALVCKVPGVTGNLNNVVDLKAIMERGRTFNKEMRDLDDDQCEMKTKGTAHLMEIMNDYDLLPTNNYKYGSHHDIKNIDSEEWKRRFTQGVPDGCWLGCNMSCAKGIDNYELRTGPYAGQKVIVDGPEYENAGGLGSNCGIFNPDYIIEANFYCDTYGICTISWGTLMAFAMECYENGILNEERTGGLKLNFGNSDSAMEAMHQLARGEGFGLIAGMGVRKMKELFIKNGWGDADFLQDIGMENKGLEYSEYISKESLAQQGGFAMTNKGPQHDEAWLIFMDAVNNQIPSFEDKAEALHYFPMFRTWFGLMGLCKLPWNDVEPITNADSDEPAKVPEHVDNYVTIFNAVTGQNIDKHDIIRQSERVYNYQRAFNLRRGYGTREFDAQPYRAAGPVTIEEYESRAERYDKQLKEILNIEPEGKTTEEKRDILREFRESQYEKLLDAVYLRRGWTKNGVPKISHMKDLGMDLPEILETITPHQN, from the coding sequence ATGAATATTGAAGAAATAAAAAAACAACACAAATTATTAGCCGATTGGAAATACGACATCACTCCAGTTGACAAGGGATATACAGATAAAACTCTCTATATCAATGTTTCTGATCTTACGATAAAATCAAAGGACGTTCCTGCTGAAATGAAAGAGAAATTCATCGGTGGAAAAGGATATGGTTTAAAATACCTTTGGGATGCAACAAAGCCTGACACAAAATGGAATGATCCTGAGAATGAAATCGTGATTTCTGGAGGCCCTATTTGTGGTATTACACAGTATTCTGGTACTGGTAAATCATTAGTTGTTAGTATATCTCCACAAACTAATTCAGTGATGGATAGTAATGTAGGTGGATACTTTGGACCATTTTTAAAATTTTCTGGATTTGATTCACTAGAACTTCAAGGAAAATCTGACAAAGAAGTGATTATCTTCATTGATGGAACAACTGGTAAAATTGAGATTATTGAAGCTCCTGCTGAAGCTATTGACAGTCATGTATTGGCTGAGCAGCTTACAGAAATGTATGCTGACAATGATAAAGACAGAAAAAATGTAGCGGTCGTATCTGCTGGTGAAGCTGCCGATCATTCATTAATAGGAATGCTCAACTTTAGTTTCTTCGATGCTAAACGTAAAGTAGTAAGATTGAAACAAGCAGGCCGTGGAGGTATCGGTACTGTTTTTAGAGATAAAAAGATTAAAGCTCTTGTTTGTAAAGTTCCTGGTGTAACAGGAAACCTAAACAATGTGGTTGATCTTAAAGCCATCATGGAACGCGGTAGGACTTTCAACAAAGAGATGCGCGATTTAGATGATGACCAATGTGAAATGAAAACTAAAGGTACTGCTCACCTTATGGAAATCATGAATGATTATGATTTACTTCCTACAAACAATTATAAGTATGGTAGTCATCATGATATCAAAAACATTGACTCTGAAGAGTGGAAAAGAAGATTTACTCAAGGTGTACCTGATGGATGTTGGTTAGGTTGTAATATGTCTTGTGCTAAAGGTATTGATAATTATGAATTAAGAACAGGTCCTTACGCTGGACAAAAAGTAATAGTTGATGGTCCTGAATATGAAAATGCTGGTGGACTTGGTTCTAACTGTGGTATTTTTAACCCTGATTATATTATTGAAGCGAACTTCTATTGCGATACTTATGGTATTTGCACTATTTCTTGGGGTACTTTAATGGCCTTTGCTATGGAGTGTTATGAGAATGGCATTCTAAACGAAGAAAGAACTGGTGGCTTAAAACTTAACTTCGGTAATTCTGATTCTGCTATGGAAGCCATGCACCAATTGGCTCGTGGAGAAGGATTTGGTCTTATTGCCGGAATGGGCGTTCGTAAGATGAAAGAGCTTTTCATTAAGAATGGTTGGGGTGATGCTGATTTCTTACAAGATATCGGAATGGAAAATAAAGGATTAGAATATTCTGAGTATATCTCTAAAGAATCTCTAGCTCAACAAGGTGGTTTTGCCATGACAAATAAAGGACCTCAGCACGATGAAGCTTGGTTAATCTTTATGGACGCAGTAAACAACCAAATTCCTTCTTTCGAAGACAAAGCAGAAGCCTTACATTATTTCCCAATGTTTAGAACTTGGTTCGGATTAATGGGATTATGTAAACTTCCGTGGAATGATGTAGAGCCTATTACTAATGCAGATTCTGACGAGCCTGCAAAAGTTCCAGAACACGTTGACAATTATGTAACTATATTCAATGCTGTAACTGGTCAGAATATTGACAAACACGATATCATCCGTCAATCTGAAAGAGTTTATAATTACCAAAGAGCCTTTAACCTAAGAAGAGGTTACGGCACTAGAGAATTTGATGCTCAACCATACAGAGCTGCTGGCCCTGTTACTATTGAGGAATACGAATCTAGAGCAGAACGTTACGATAAGCAACTAAAAGAAATTTTAAATATTGAACCAGAAGGTAAAACTACTGAAGAAAAACGTGATATTCTTAGAGAATTCCGTGAGTCTCAATATGAAAAATTATTAGATGCTGTATATTTAAGAAGAGGATGGACCAAGAATGGTGTCCCTAAAATCTCTCACATGAAAGATTTAGGAATGGATTTACCAGAAATTCTTGAAACAATAACTCCTCATCAAAACTAA
- a CDS encoding winged helix-turn-helix domain-containing protein, with protein MKPPRSSRNDVFLRYKLWLSAVSGEGIIEENTYAILKAIDEMGSLKSAAEHLGVSYRKAWGDIKNSEELLGYNLTEKYRGGVGGGASTLTPKAKNLLEAYDTLHKKMDNAIEDAYEDFKDKIL; from the coding sequence ATGAAACCACCAAGAAGCTCAAGAAATGATGTATTCCTAAGATACAAATTATGGTTATCAGCTGTATCTGGCGAAGGTATTATTGAAGAAAACACATATGCTATTTTAAAAGCAATTGATGAAATGGGTTCGCTAAAATCTGCAGCAGAGCATTTAGGAGTGAGCTATAGAAAAGCTTGGGGTGATATAAAAAATTCAGAAGAATTATTGGGCTACAATCTCACAGAAAAGTACAGAGGAGGAGTTGGTGGAGGAGCCTCCACCCTCACCCCTAAAGCTAAAAACCTATTGGAAGCCTACGACACCTTACATAAGAAAATGGATAATGCCATTGAAGATGCTTATGAAGACTTTAAGGATAAAATATTATAA
- the thiF gene encoding sulfur carrier protein ThiS adenylyltransferase ThiF, with protein sequence MKFEKIKEILLNKTVGIAGCGGLGSNCAVALARVGVGKLIIADFDVIEESNLNRQYYFHHQIGKQKVYSLKENIHLINPDVQISAHQIKLEAQDIYDLYKNCDVIVEAFDNAEMKQIIIETICEKLSATPLVIGLGMAGWGDIESIHLRNSDNLYICGDEKSEVSEEFPPLAPRVGIVANMQADTVLELLLKEK encoded by the coding sequence ATGAAATTTGAAAAGATAAAGGAGATACTTTTAAATAAAACCGTAGGAATTGCCGGATGTGGTGGATTGGGTTCCAATTGTGCTGTAGCATTGGCGAGAGTGGGGGTTGGAAAGCTCATTATTGCTGATTTTGATGTTATTGAAGAGAGTAATTTGAATAGACAGTATTATTTTCATCATCAAATAGGAAAACAGAAAGTTTATAGTTTAAAGGAGAATATCCATCTTATTAATCCAGATGTTCAAATCTCAGCTCATCAGATTAAGCTTGAAGCTCAAGATATTTACGACCTATATAAGAATTGTGATGTTATAGTGGAAGCTTTCGATAATGCTGAAATGAAACAAATAATTATTGAAACCATTTGTGAAAAACTATCTGCGACTCCTTTAGTTATTGGACTAGGAATGGCGGGTTGGGGAGATATTGAATCGATTCATTTGCGTAATTCTGACAATCTGTATATTTGTGGCGATGAAAAAAGTGAAGTCTCGGAGGAATTCCCTCCATTAGCTCCGCGAGTTGGCATAGTTGCGAATATGCAAGCCGACACAGTATTAGAATTACTTTTAAAAGAGAAATAA
- a CDS encoding pyrimidine/purine nucleoside phosphorylase — MFNVNEYFDGTVKSLGFDNKAGKVTIGVMAKGEYEFGTSMVEHMTVTSGEMKVLIDGETEWKVYGEYETFRVEKDSSFKVILEDQTSYKCVYS; from the coding sequence ATGTTTAATGTAAACGAATATTTCGACGGAACGGTAAAATCATTAGGTTTTGATAATAAAGCAGGCAAAGTAACCATTGGCGTAATGGCTAAAGGTGAATATGAATTTGGTACTTCTATGGTTGAGCACATGACCGTAACATCAGGAGAAATGAAAGTTTTAATTGATGGTGAAACAGAATGGAAAGTTTATGGAGAATACGAAACTTTTAGAGTAGAAAAAGATTCTAGTTTTAAAGTCATCTTAGAAGATCAAACTTCATATAAATGCGTTTATAGCTAG
- the thiS gene encoding sulfur carrier protein ThiS, which produces MNITLNNKPESFEQDSLSVSEVLKVKRFTFKLLVIKINGKLIRKPEYESSFVKDGDDLQIIHMISGG; this is translated from the coding sequence ATGAATATAACACTAAATAATAAGCCAGAATCCTTCGAACAAGATAGTTTAAGTGTTTCGGAAGTGCTGAAAGTCAAGCGTTTTACTTTTAAACTCTTGGTGATTAAAATCAATGGAAAATTGATTAGAAAACCTGAATATGAGTCTAGTTTTGTAAAGGATGGGGATGATTTGCAAATTATACATATGATTAGTGGAGGATAA
- the pruA gene encoding L-glutamate gamma-semialdehyde dehydrogenase codes for MQNSLYFVPPAKNEPVLSYKSGSPEREKILKALECARSYEVDIPMIINGKEVFTDNKIKMSPPHDHQKVLGHYSRGNEGHVKDAINAALAARKGWASMSWKQRASIFLKAAGMISGPYRARINAATMLAQSKSVHQAEIDAACELADFLRFNVQYMTEIYNEQPESDESIWNRIEQRGLEGFVFALTPFNFTAIAGNLPSAPALMGNTVVWKPSNTQIYSATIIMEIFMEAGLPDGVINLVYVSGPVAGKVIFSHRDFAGIHFTGSTSVFQNIWKEIGKNIQNFRSYPRIVGETGGKNFVLAHKSANARQVATALTRGAFEYQGQKCSAASRAYLPQSLWEDILHEIKCDMVSMKMGPVEDFSNFVNAVIDEGSFDKLSSFIDGAKNADDAEIIYGGNYDKSIGYFIEPTIILTTNPHYVTMEEELFGPILTIYIYEEDKFEETIELVDNTSIYALTGSIFSKDRFVIEDVMKKLNHAAGNFYINDKPTGAVVNQQPFGGARGSGTNDKAGSKLNLLRWVSPRTIKECFVPAESYKYPFLEE; via the coding sequence ATGCAAAACAGTTTATATTTTGTTCCTCCAGCTAAAAACGAGCCCGTTTTGTCCTACAAAAGTGGTTCCCCTGAGAGAGAAAAAATCCTTAAAGCTCTTGAATGCGCTAGATCATACGAAGTTGATATTCCAATGATCATCAATGGAAAAGAAGTATTTACAGACAATAAAATAAAAATGAGTCCTCCTCATGATCATCAAAAAGTTTTAGGGCACTATAGCCGTGGAAACGAAGGTCATGTTAAGGATGCTATCAATGCCGCTTTAGCAGCAAGAAAAGGTTGGGCTTCCATGTCATGGAAACAAAGAGCCTCTATTTTCCTTAAAGCTGCAGGTATGATTTCTGGTCCATATAGAGCCAGAATTAATGCAGCAACTATGCTGGCTCAATCTAAATCTGTGCACCAAGCAGAGATTGATGCCGCTTGTGAATTAGCAGATTTCTTAAGATTTAATGTACAGTACATGACCGAAATCTATAATGAACAACCTGAATCTGACGAATCGATCTGGAACAGAATTGAGCAAAGAGGTTTAGAAGGTTTCGTTTTTGCTCTCACTCCTTTCAACTTTACTGCCATTGCTGGTAATTTACCTTCTGCTCCTGCCCTCATGGGAAATACAGTTGTTTGGAAACCATCAAATACTCAAATATATTCAGCTACTATTATCATGGAGATTTTCATGGAAGCTGGCTTACCTGATGGTGTCATTAATTTGGTATATGTTTCAGGTCCTGTTGCCGGGAAAGTCATTTTCTCACATAGAGATTTTGCTGGAATCCACTTTACAGGTTCTACTTCAGTATTTCAAAATATTTGGAAAGAAATTGGTAAGAATATTCAAAACTTCAGATCCTATCCTAGAATAGTTGGAGAAACTGGTGGTAAAAACTTTGTATTAGCTCATAAATCGGCAAATGCTAGGCAAGTAGCTACAGCCTTAACTCGTGGTGCATTCGAATATCAAGGCCAAAAGTGTTCTGCTGCCTCTCGTGCCTATCTTCCACAAAGTCTTTGGGAAGATATTTTACATGAAATTAAATGCGATATGGTATCCATGAAAATGGGGCCCGTTGAAGACTTTTCAAACTTTGTAAATGCTGTAATCGATGAAGGGTCTTTTGACAAGCTTTCTTCTTTTATTGATGGAGCCAAAAATGCTGATGATGCTGAAATCATCTATGGAGGTAATTATGATAAATCGATAGGTTACTTTATAGAACCCACCATCATTCTGACTACTAATCCACATTATGTTACCATGGAAGAAGAGCTTTTCGGACCTATTTTAACCATTTATATTTATGAAGAAGACAAGTTTGAAGAGACTATCGAATTGGTAGATAATACATCCATTTATGCGCTTACAGGATCTATTTTCTCTAAAGATAGATTTGTAATTGAGGATGTGATGAAGAAACTTAATCATGCTGCTGGTAATTTCTATATCAATGATAAACCAACCGGTGCTGTGGTCAACCAACAACCATTTGGAGGAGCTAGAGGATCGGGAACCAATGATAAAGCAGGTTCTAAACTAAACCTATTAAGATGGGTGAGTCCACGAACTATTAAAGAATGCTTTGTTCCAGCTGAAAGCTATAAATATCCATTCTTAGAAGAGTAG